The proteins below come from a single Penaeus monodon isolate SGIC_2016 chromosome 23, NSTDA_Pmon_1, whole genome shotgun sequence genomic window:
- the LOC119587829 gene encoding uncharacterized protein LOC119587829 (The sequence of the model RefSeq protein was modified relative to this genomic sequence to represent the inferred CDS: added 44 bases not found in genome assembly), with protein sequence MTEGEAKERREKDEKLESSNREWGGACHDEAAAAPREEEAAVPSSEDGGGEDGREDGDAHEAVGLSGVTDGERNGSGRMCESRGEEADGETRRNRKPEVGGTEGTESEGEAQGEREGNPPADGGCSSTAVAVEEGVFGDMTLNFITGMSVMRNLFASLSDIPEDSNSSSSNLLPSLSLPTTCNDFSPLSLPSPVTVTSPLSLPTTYVAPLSAVSPAAPSTSWSSRVRQLVRKFSVGGGVGLLDNAGRFLNRFVLRKSKSLPGAPVFYYESEGEEKGCEVFETGTDTRVGGGGGGGEGEGK encoded by the coding sequence ATGACTGAAGGCGAggcaaaggaaagaagagaaaaggatgaaaaactaGAGAGCTCGAACAGAGAGTGGGGAGGCGCGTGCCATGACGAGGCTGCTGCGGCCCCCCGCGAAGAGGAGGCTGCCGTCCCAAGCAGCGAGGACGGCGGCGGAGAAGACGGACGGGAGGACGGCGACGCACACGAGGCGGTCGGGCTAAGTGGAGTGACAGACGGAGAAAGGAATGGGAGTGGCAGAATGTGTGAAAGCAGGGGAGAAGAGGCAGACGGAGAAACCAGAAGGAACAGGAAGCCAGAAGTCGGCGGAACCGAAGGGACTGAGTCGGAAGGCGAGGCGCAGGGCGAGCGGGAAGGAAACCCACCAGCCGACGGTGGCTGCAGCAGCACCGCAGTGGCCGTGGAGGAAGGAGTATTCGGCGATATGACTCTGAACTTCATTACGGGCATGTCTGTCATGAGGAACCTCTTCGCGTCCCTCAGCGACATCCCGGAGGACTCGAACAGTTCCTCGTCGAACCTTTTGCCTTCCTTGTCTCTCCCTACCACTTGTAACGACttctcccccttatccctccccagCCCAGTGACCGTCACTTCTCCCTTGTCCCTCCCCACCACGTACGTCGCCCCTCTCTCTGCTGTTTCCCCAGCCGCGCCCTCCACCTCCTGGAGCTCGCGCGTGCGACAACTGGTGAGGAAGTTCAGCGTGGGCGGCGGGGTCGGGCTGCTGGACAACGCGGGCCGATTCCTCAACCGATTCGTGCTCAGGAAAAGCAAGAGCCTCCCCGGCGCTCCGGTCTTCTACTACGAGAGCGAGGGTGAAGAGAAGGGATGCGAAGTGTTCGAGACCGGAACGGATAC